In Callospermophilus lateralis isolate mCalLat2 chromosome 10, mCalLat2.hap1, whole genome shotgun sequence, a single genomic region encodes these proteins:
- the LOC143407776 gene encoding uncharacterized protein LOC143407776 has product MPWCPTCYFHRLPRTFHCERCDICVEPVHSILVAVPAGALLVPLILQLFIKAVAVGTARRPYEEKYDRGFNEGCPKNCYIALCAPLGPKYMSEAVCIQVDQGTNWGPKEHLKDLLWPRCVTQAPPRSGKSAPVQKGMPEQQAQLPQTFRVLKGKPTEFPLAVRGVNKYYNASTLKQKKLRLTTPGETSDSEKDCFPSGTPALNTKGPETSAIVMEEDDGDGEVRPFTAPGHGHTRPGMPEQQAQLPQTFRVLKGKPTEFPLAVRGVNKYYNASTLKQKKLRLTTPGETSDSEKDCFPSGTPALNTKGPETSVIVMEEDDGNGEVQPFTAPGHGHTRPGMPEQRTQLPQTFRVLKGKPTEHPLAVRGVNKYYNANTLKQKNLRLTTPEKDCFPSGTPALNTKGPETSAIVMEEDDGDEEVRPFTAPRHGHTRPVSD; this is encoded by the exons ATGCCGTGGTGTCCCACGTGTTATTTTCACCGCCTGCCCCGAACCTTCCACTGTGAAAGGTGTGACATCTGTGTGGAG CCTGTGCACAGCATCCTAGTGGCTGTACCTGCTGGGGCCCTCCTGGTCCCACTCATCCTGCAATTATTCATCAAGGCAGTGGCGGTGGGCACCGCCAGGCGACCCTATGAGGAGAAG TATGACAGGGGATTCAATGAGGGCTGCCCAAAAAACTGTTACATCGCATTGTGTGCACCCTTGGGACCCAA GTACATGTCCGAGGCGGTCTGCATTCAGGTGGACCAAGGGACCAACTGGGGGCCGAAAGAACACCTTAAAGATCTCCTTTGGCCCAGGTGCGTGACTCAGGCCCCCCCAAGGAGTGGCAAGTCCGCACCTGTACAGAAG GGCATGCCAGAGCAGCAGGCTCAGTTGCCACAAACCTTCAGGGTCCTCAAAGGAAAGCCAACGGAGTTTCCTCTAGCTGTGCGGGGTGTCAACAAGTATTATAACGCCAGCACCTTGAAACAGAAGAAGCTCAGATTGACGACTCCTGGTGAGACCTCAGACAGTG AGAAGGATTGCTTCCCTTCTGGAACACCAGCA CTGAACACCAAGGGGCCGGAAACATCAGCAATAGTAATGGAGgaagatgatggtgatggtgaggtGCGGCCTTTCACTGCCCCAGGACATGGCCATACAAGACCA GGCATGCCAGAGCAGCAGGCTCAGTTGCCACAAACCTTCAGGGTCCTCAAAGGAAAGCCAACGGAGTTTCCTCTAGCTGTGCGGGGTGTCAACAAGTATTATAACGCCAGCACCTTGAAACAGAAGAAGCTCAGATTGACGACTCCTGGTGAGACCTCAGACAGTG AGAAGGATTGCTTCCCTTCTGGAACACCAGCA CTGAACACCAAGGGCCCGGAAACATCAGTAATAGTAATGGAGGAAGATGATGGTAATGGAGAGGTGCAGCCTTTCACTGCCCCAGGACATGGCCATACAAGACCA GGCATGCCAGAGCAGCGGACTCAGTTGCCACAAACCTTCAGGGTCCTCAAAGGAAAGCCAACGGAGCATCCTCTAGCTGTGCGGGGTGTCAACAAGTACTATAATGCCAACACCTTGAAACAGAAAAATCTTAGATTGACGACTCCTG aGAAGGATTGCTTCCCTTCTGGAACACCTGCA CTGAACACCAAGGGGCCGGAAACATCAGCAATAGTAATGGAGGAAGATGATGGTGATGAAGAGGTGCGGCCTTTCACTGCCCCACGACATGGCCATACAAGACCAGTGAGTGACTAA